A region from the Curtobacterium sp. MCBA15_012 genome encodes:
- a CDS encoding response regulator transcription factor, whose amino-acid sequence MSSVLIVDDETLVRSGLSMILDADPRIDVVGAVSGADALEAVETARPDVVLLDIRMPDVDGLQLLAEITGRPDAPVVAMLTTFDSDDHLTAALRGGAAGFLLKNTDPVALTQMVHTLAAGGTVLAPGVNRTVLASAALDPDARARVATLTDRERDVLRLVAEGATNGEIADAVGVSLGTVKDDVGTVLVKLGVRSRVLAALTAARAGLVDR is encoded by the coding sequence GTGTCCTCCGTGCTCATCGTCGACGACGAGACCCTGGTCCGATCCGGCCTGTCGATGATCCTCGACGCCGACCCCCGGATCGACGTCGTCGGAGCCGTCTCCGGTGCGGACGCCCTCGAGGCGGTCGAGACCGCCCGACCCGACGTCGTGCTGCTCGACATCCGGATGCCCGACGTGGACGGCCTGCAGCTGCTGGCCGAGATCACCGGCCGGCCGGACGCCCCGGTCGTGGCGATGCTCACCACCTTCGACAGCGACGACCACCTGACCGCGGCCCTGCGTGGCGGCGCCGCGGGCTTCCTCCTGAAGAACACCGACCCGGTCGCGCTCACGCAGATGGTGCACACGCTCGCCGCCGGAGGGACGGTGCTCGCCCCGGGCGTGAACCGGACCGTCCTGGCGTCCGCGGCGCTCGACCCGGACGCCCGCGCGCGGGTCGCGACCCTGACGGACCGGGAACGGGACGTCCTGCGGCTGGTCGCGGAAGGTGCCACGAACGGTGAGATCGCCGACGCCGTCGGGGTCAGCCTCGGCACCGTCAAGGACGACGTCGGGACGGTACTCGTCAAGCTCGGCGTGCGGAGCCGGGTGCTCGCCGCACTGACCGCAGCCCGCGCCGGACTGGTCGACCGGTGA
- a CDS encoding DUF4190 domain-containing protein produces the protein MSTNGYPPAPNAPGGAPAKSGGNGLAVGSLVLGIVGVVFGLIIALVGIVAGVVGLVLGIIARRRGLSRGMTLAGIILSAIAIVLGIIGYILAAVALTQLGTN, from the coding sequence ATGTCCACCAACGGATACCCGCCGGCACCGAACGCTCCCGGCGGCGCACCCGCGAAGAGCGGCGGCAACGGGCTCGCCGTCGGCTCGCTCGTCCTCGGCATCGTCGGCGTCGTCTTCGGGTTGATCATCGCGCTCGTCGGCATCGTCGCCGGCGTCGTCGGCCTCGTGCTCGGCATCATCGCGCGTCGCCGTGGACTGTCGCGCGGCATGACGCTCGCCGGCATCATCCTGTCGGCGATCGCGATCGTGCTCGGCATCATCGGCTACATCCTGGCTGCCGTCGCGCTGACGCAGCTCGGCACGAACTGA
- a CDS encoding excinuclease ABC subunit UvrA: MQHATDHAADRHDRIRVRGARENNLRDLDVDLPKRRLTVFTGVSGSGKSSLVFATIAAESQRMINETYSAFLQGFMPSSARPDVDVLDGLTTAIVVDQERIGADPRSTVGTVTDANAMLRLLFSRLGTPHIGGPNAFSFNLATVTAGGAITVQKGKDAKAEKVSFSRLGGMCADCEGRGTVTDIDLTQLLDTDRSLADGAITVPGWGTDGWMVRMYAESGFVDKDKPVRDLTEQERADLLYREPTKLKIAGINMTYEGLVPRVRRSFLQKDREAMQPHVRAFVDRAVTFTTCPACDGTRLNDTARSSLVDGRSIADVCAMQVSDLAAWLHGLDAPSVGPLLDGLRDAVDSFVEIGLGYLSLDRPTGTLSGGEGQRVKMVKHLGSSLSDVTYVFDEPSTGLHPHDVQRMNALLLRLRDKGNTVLVVEHKPEVIAVADHVVDLGPGAGVEGGTLCFEGTVAGLRASDTVTGRHLDDRVSVKDEVRPPTGAIEVRGADRHNLRDVDVDVPTGVLTVVTGVAGSGKSSLVHGYLAGRDDVVAIDQSGIRGSRRSNPATYTGLLEPVRKAFAKVNGVKPALFSANSEGACPACNGAGVLYVDLGMMAGVSTPCAECEGKRFDQSVLAYRLGGKDISEVLAMSVAEAERFFAAGESRVPAAHAVTTRLVDVGLGYLTIGQPLTTLSGGERQRLKLATHLGTPGGVIVLDEPTAGLHLADVAQLLGLLDRLVDDGRTVVVVEHHQAVMAHADWIIDLGPGAGHDGGQVVFAGTPADLVAARSTLTGEHLAAYVG; the protein is encoded by the coding sequence ATGCAGCACGCCACCGACCACGCGGCGGACCGACACGACCGGATCCGCGTCCGCGGTGCGCGCGAGAACAACCTCCGCGACCTCGACGTCGACCTGCCGAAGCGCCGGCTGACGGTCTTCACCGGTGTCTCCGGGTCCGGCAAGAGCTCGCTCGTCTTCGCGACGATCGCGGCCGAGTCGCAGCGGATGATCAACGAGACCTACAGCGCCTTCCTGCAGGGCTTCATGCCGTCGTCGGCGCGACCCGACGTCGACGTGCTCGACGGCCTCACGACCGCGATCGTCGTCGACCAGGAACGCATCGGTGCCGACCCCCGGTCCACGGTGGGGACGGTCACCGACGCGAACGCGATGCTCCGGTTGCTGTTCAGTCGACTCGGGACGCCGCACATCGGGGGACCGAACGCGTTCTCGTTCAACCTCGCGACCGTGACCGCCGGCGGGGCGATCACGGTGCAGAAGGGCAAGGACGCGAAGGCCGAGAAGGTCTCGTTCTCGCGGCTCGGCGGTATGTGCGCCGACTGCGAGGGCCGCGGCACCGTCACGGACATCGACCTGACGCAGCTCCTGGACACCGACCGGTCGCTGGCGGACGGGGCGATCACCGTCCCGGGGTGGGGCACGGACGGCTGGATGGTGCGGATGTACGCCGAGTCCGGCTTCGTCGACAAGGACAAGCCGGTGCGCGACCTCACCGAGCAGGAGCGTGCCGACCTGCTGTACCGCGAGCCGACCAAGCTGAAGATCGCCGGCATCAACATGACCTACGAGGGACTCGTGCCCCGCGTTCGCCGGTCGTTCCTGCAGAAGGACCGCGAGGCGATGCAGCCCCACGTCCGTGCCTTCGTCGACCGCGCGGTGACCTTCACGACCTGTCCCGCGTGCGACGGGACCCGGCTCAACGACACCGCCCGGTCGTCCCTCGTCGACGGCAGGAGCATCGCGGACGTCTGCGCGATGCAGGTGTCCGACCTCGCGGCGTGGCTGCACGGACTCGACGCGCCGTCGGTGGGCCCGCTGCTCGACGGACTGCGGGACGCGGTGGACTCGTTCGTCGAGATCGGCCTCGGGTACCTGTCCCTCGACCGGCCCACGGGGACGCTCTCGGGTGGCGAGGGCCAGCGCGTGAAGATGGTGAAGCACCTCGGCTCGAGCCTGAGCGACGTCACGTACGTCTTCGACGAGCCGAGCACCGGGCTGCACCCGCACGACGTGCAGCGCATGAACGCCCTGCTGCTGCGGCTCCGCGACAAGGGCAACACGGTCCTCGTCGTCGAGCACAAGCCCGAGGTGATCGCCGTCGCCGACCACGTGGTGGACCTCGGGCCCGGGGCGGGGGTCGAGGGCGGCACGCTGTGCTTCGAGGGCACCGTCGCGGGGCTCCGCGCGAGCGACACCGTCACCGGCCGCCACCTCGACGACCGTGTCTCGGTCAAGGACGAGGTCCGCCCACCCACGGGTGCGATCGAGGTCAGGGGAGCTGACCGGCACAACCTCCGGGACGTCGACGTGGACGTCCCGACGGGCGTGCTCACGGTCGTCACCGGGGTCGCCGGGTCCGGCAAGAGCAGCCTCGTCCACGGGTACCTCGCCGGTCGCGACGACGTCGTCGCGATCGACCAGAGCGGTATCCGCGGCTCGCGGCGCAGCAACCCGGCGACGTACACGGGGCTGCTCGAACCCGTCCGCAAGGCCTTCGCGAAGGTGAACGGCGTGAAGCCGGCGCTGTTCAGCGCGAACTCCGAGGGTGCCTGCCCCGCATGCAACGGCGCCGGGGTGCTGTACGTCGACCTCGGCATGATGGCGGGCGTGTCGACCCCGTGCGCGGAGTGCGAGGGCAAGCGCTTCGACCAGTCCGTGCTCGCCTACCGACTCGGCGGGAAGGACATCAGCGAGGTCCTCGCGATGTCGGTCGCCGAGGCCGAGCGCTTCTTCGCCGCGGGGGAGTCGCGTGTCCCGGCAGCGCACGCGGTGACCACCCGGCTCGTCGACGTCGGCCTCGGCTACCTGACGATCGGGCAGCCGTTGACCACCCTGTCCGGAGGCGAACGGCAGCGCCTCAAGCTCGCCACGCACCTCGGCACGCCCGGCGGGGTGATCGTGCTCGACGAACCGACCGCGGGCCTGCACCTGGCCGACGTCGCGCAGCTGCTCGGCCTGCTCGACCGGCTCGTCGACGACGGGCGCACGGTCGTGGTGGTCGAGCACCACCAGGCCGTGATGGCGCACGCCGACTGGATCATCGACCTCGGCCCGGGCGCCGGGCACGACGGTGGCCAGGTCGTCTTCGCGGGGACGCCCGCCGACCTGGTCGCCGCACGGTCGACGCTCACGGGGGAGCACCTCGCCGCGTACGTCGGCTGA
- a CDS encoding NUDIX hydrolase, protein MTAKPGLRRSSRIILLDPDDRVFLMDTRSPSSDGSHRWITPGGGVDPGESHRVAAVRELREETGIVVDDPGEPVWTWDFTVEWDLADHDRGHSEFYVVRTPGFVLSEAGWTDDERVDILASRWWTADELDATDEPFEPTELPELVRRHAARSGTV, encoded by the coding sequence GTGACCGCCAAGCCCGGCCTGCGCCGTTCCTCCAGGATCATCCTCCTCGACCCCGACGACCGTGTGTTCCTGATGGACACGCGGTCGCCGTCGTCCGACGGGTCCCACCGCTGGATCACGCCCGGCGGCGGCGTCGACCCGGGGGAGTCGCACCGGGTCGCGGCGGTGCGCGAGCTCCGCGAGGAGACCGGCATCGTCGTCGACGACCCGGGCGAGCCGGTGTGGACGTGGGACTTCACCGTCGAGTGGGACCTCGCCGACCACGACCGCGGGCACAGCGAGTTCTACGTCGTCCGCACGCCGGGCTTCGTGCTGTCCGAGGCGGGCTGGACCGACGACGAGCGCGTCGACATCCTCGCGTCCCGCTGGTGGACCGCCGACGAGCTCGACGCCACCGACGAGCCGTTCGAACCTACCGAGCTCCCGGAGCTCGTGCGCCGTCACGCCGCGCGGTCGGGCACGGTCTGA
- a CDS encoding SDR family oxidoreductase codes for MTNPLAPGSLADTRALVTGSSRGIGADTVGYLAEAGAKVVVNYRNKARRAEQIAEKIVADGGAALAIGADLTDHESVQAMVDAVVAEWGGIDLLVLNASGGMESGLGEDYALRLNRDAQVDMLQTAVPHMPAGSRVVFVTSHQAHFVETAETMDEYVPVAKSKRAGELALRELIPQLEAVGIEFVVVSGDMIEGTITATLLNRLNPGAIEGRRQEVGKLYSVSEFAAEIALAAVEPIPADHTKLVGDVSGFTA; via the coding sequence GTGACGAACCCCCTCGCCCCCGGATCCCTCGCCGACACGCGCGCACTCGTCACGGGTTCGTCGCGCGGGATCGGCGCCGACACGGTCGGGTACCTGGCCGAGGCCGGCGCGAAGGTCGTCGTCAACTACCGCAACAAGGCGCGTCGCGCAGAGCAGATCGCCGAGAAGATCGTCGCGGACGGCGGCGCTGCCCTGGCGATCGGCGCCGACCTCACCGACCACGAGTCGGTGCAGGCGATGGTCGACGCGGTCGTGGCCGAGTGGGGCGGCATCGACCTGCTCGTCCTCAACGCCTCCGGCGGCATGGAGAGCGGCCTCGGCGAGGACTACGCCCTCCGCCTGAACCGCGACGCCCAGGTCGACATGCTCCAGACCGCCGTGCCGCACATGCCGGCCGGCTCCCGCGTCGTCTTCGTCACGAGCCACCAGGCCCACTTCGTCGAGACCGCCGAGACGATGGACGAGTACGTCCCGGTCGCGAAGAGCAAGCGCGCGGGCGAGCTCGCCCTGCGCGAGCTCATCCCGCAGCTCGAGGCCGTCGGCATCGAGTTCGTGGTCGTCTCCGGCGACATGATCGAGGGCACGATCACCGCGACGCTCCTCAACCGCCTGAACCCCGGCGCGATCGAGGGCCGACGCCAGGAGGTCGGCAAGCTCTACAGCGTGTCCGAGTTCGCGGCCGAGATCGCCCTCGCCGCGGTGGAGCCGATCCCGGCCGACCACACCAAGCTCGTCGGCGACGTCAGCGGCTTCACCGCCTGA
- a CDS encoding NfeD family protein, with protein MNIDWIQTVVWIGLTLLLGVVEVFTLDFVFLMLAAGAAGGLIAGLVGAPWWLSAIVAAGVALLLLAVVRPRLLVALGRNADPHRTNVEGLIGLPGTVAVAFTTSAPGQVRLANGETWSARLAADSPDRTPPLGTPVVVESIEGSTAVVRLGERATK; from the coding sequence GTGAACATCGACTGGATCCAGACGGTCGTCTGGATCGGACTGACGCTGCTGCTGGGGGTCGTCGAGGTCTTCACCCTCGACTTCGTCTTCCTCATGCTCGCGGCGGGCGCGGCCGGCGGACTGATCGCCGGCCTGGTCGGCGCACCGTGGTGGCTGTCGGCCATCGTGGCCGCCGGGGTCGCGCTGCTCCTGCTCGCCGTCGTCCGCCCGCGCCTCCTCGTCGCCCTCGGCCGCAACGCCGATCCGCACCGCACCAACGTCGAGGGGCTCATCGGCCTCCCCGGGACCGTGGCCGTGGCCTTCACCACGTCCGCCCCCGGACAGGTCCGGCTCGCGAACGGCGAGACCTGGAGCGCCCGGCTCGCCGCCGACTCCCCCGACCGCACACCGCCGCTCGGCACCCCCGTGGTCGTCGAGTCCATCGAGGGGTCGACAGCCGTCGTCCGCCTCGGAGAAAGGGCCACCAAGTGA
- a CDS encoding SPFH domain-containing protein, with protein sequence MTISAGTIALLVLVLVVVIFVIVVLSRAIRIVPQATAGIVERLGKYHKTLNPGLNLLVPFIDRLRPLLDMREQVVSFPPQPVITEDNLVVSIDTVVYFQVTDARAATYEIANYLGAVEQLTTTTLRNVVGGLNLEEALTSRDNINGQLRVVLDEATGKWGIRVGRVELKAIEPPVSIQDAMEQQLRAERSRRAAILQAEGTKQSQILEAEGQRQAAILAAEGDAKAQVLRAEGEAQAIATVFETIHTGDPDEKLLSYQYLQTLPKIAEGTANKLWMIPSEFTEALSGIAKGFTAGRSGSGPVTGGAGGTDFLSRISALANESLANTASAGAAGSDPRPDATAADIVPDAAIDERLAESNRSVDEKIAAADEAARGAAGSTTDPSTGQGTPA encoded by the coding sequence GTGACCATCTCAGCCGGGACGATCGCACTGCTCGTCCTCGTCCTCGTCGTCGTGATCTTCGTGATCGTCGTCCTGTCCCGCGCCATCCGGATCGTCCCCCAGGCGACCGCGGGCATCGTGGAACGCCTCGGGAAGTACCACAAGACCCTCAACCCCGGGTTGAACCTCCTGGTCCCGTTCATCGACCGTCTCCGCCCGCTGCTCGACATGCGCGAGCAGGTCGTGTCCTTCCCGCCGCAGCCGGTGATCACCGAGGACAACCTCGTCGTGTCGATCGACACCGTCGTCTACTTCCAGGTCACCGACGCGCGCGCCGCGACCTACGAGATCGCGAACTACCTCGGCGCCGTCGAGCAGCTCACGACGACCACGCTCCGCAACGTCGTCGGCGGTCTGAACCTCGAGGAGGCGCTGACGAGCCGCGACAACATCAACGGCCAGCTCCGCGTCGTCCTCGACGAGGCGACCGGCAAGTGGGGCATCCGCGTCGGCCGGGTCGAGCTCAAGGCGATCGAGCCGCCCGTGTCCATCCAGGACGCCATGGAGCAGCAGCTCCGCGCCGAGCGCAGCCGTCGTGCGGCGATCCTGCAGGCCGAGGGCACGAAGCAGTCGCAGATCCTCGAGGCGGAGGGCCAGCGGCAGGCCGCGATCCTCGCCGCCGAGGGTGACGCCAAGGCGCAGGTCCTCCGCGCCGAGGGCGAGGCCCAGGCCATCGCGACCGTCTTCGAGACGATCCACACGGGCGACCCGGACGAGAAGCTGCTCTCGTACCAGTACCTGCAGACCCTGCCGAAGATCGCCGAGGGCACCGCGAACAAGCTCTGGATGATCCCGAGCGAGTTCACCGAGGCGCTGTCGGGCATCGCGAAGGGCTTCACCGCGGGACGCTCGGGCTCCGGCCCGGTCACCGGTGGTGCCGGCGGGACGGACTTCCTGTCCCGGATCTCCGCACTCGCGAACGAGAGCCTCGCCAACACCGCGTCCGCCGGTGCCGCCGGGTCGGACCCCCGACCGGACGCGACCGCCGCGGACATCGTGCCCGACGCCGCGATCGACGAACGGCTCGCGGAGTCGAACCGCAGTGTCGACGAGAAGATCGCCGCGGCCGACGAGGCCGCACGGGGCGCGGCCGGTTCGACGACCGACCCGAGCACGGGGCAGGGCACGCCCGCCTGA
- a CDS encoding RNA polymerase-binding protein RbpA: MADRSLRGMRLGSQSLQSEEGVELSDRKRAVYQTESGETFDIVFSADADVPANWSEPRSGREGRLLGDDGIPVEVAAEDVKAPRTHWDMLLERRSREELEELLQERLQVLRARRGA, from the coding sequence ATGGCTGATCGGAGTCTCCGCGGCATGCGGCTCGGGAGCCAGAGTCTCCAGAGCGAAGAGGGCGTCGAGCTCTCGGACCGCAAGCGTGCGGTCTACCAGACCGAGTCGGGCGAGACGTTCGACATCGTGTTCTCGGCCGACGCGGACGTCCCCGCGAACTGGTCCGAGCCCCGTTCCGGACGTGAGGGTCGACTCCTCGGCGATGACGGGATCCCCGTCGAGGTCGCGGCCGAGGACGTCAAGGCGCCGAGGACCCACTGGGACATGCTGCTCGAGCGGCGGTCCCGCGAGGAGCTCGAGGAACTCCTGCAGGAACGCCTGCAGGTCCTCCGGGCCCGACGCGGCGCCTGA
- the lnt gene encoding apolipoprotein N-acyltransferase, with amino-acid sequence MPAPEIAVRPSRGGVPSRGGIPSSVRSGVGRRPSSRWTASRPVGTGASEFAALPLRTAFPLAVVGGLLFALSFPSPGWWFLAYPAMACMLLAAMGQRARRAAWLGYVAGAAFWLPAISWAGRYLGPVPWLALALFEAAYFALGSVAIALAYRWVARVFPSTAWRVWGLPAVVAGLWTGREWFSGSWPYEGFAWGRIGLSQSQGPFTHLAAYVGVLGVTFVVVYCVAVVLSLALVVPRAPGAVLRLPVRIATAGLLVAVVLAVPAWPTRVDGSIRVEAVQGNGPAGYFDRAQPGEVLADQVAATDVDAKGVDLVVWPEAAAEADPRVQPVVAQALDSVVSSVGAPIVAGAITRTSTGVLHNTSFVWTADGWQSSYDKKRPVPFGEYVPDRWFFSKLAPSLIGLLQRDYTPGTKPNVLSVAGVRAGIAVCFDIVDDGLTNDMARGGAQVILAQTNNADFSGTDENLQQLEIARLRAVETGRSLVNISTVGASQVIDPTGRTIDRVPAYTATSMVTDVPLGTGTTPATVASGSVTLVVSLGALLALLACAPWSPRRRSTTVRP; translated from the coding sequence GTGCCGGCTCCCGAGATCGCGGTGCGTCCGTCGCGCGGCGGCGTCCCGTCGCGTGGTGGCATCCCGTCGTCGGTCCGCTCGGGGGTGGGCCGACGGCCGTCGTCGCGCTGGACCGCGTCGCGTCCGGTCGGCACCGGTGCGTCCGAGTTCGCGGCGCTGCCGCTCCGGACCGCGTTCCCGCTCGCCGTCGTCGGCGGGCTGCTCTTCGCCCTGTCCTTCCCGTCGCCCGGCTGGTGGTTCCTCGCGTACCCGGCGATGGCGTGCATGCTGCTCGCGGCGATGGGACAGCGGGCCCGCCGAGCCGCGTGGCTCGGCTACGTCGCCGGGGCCGCGTTCTGGTTGCCGGCGATCTCGTGGGCCGGCCGGTACCTCGGCCCGGTGCCCTGGCTCGCGCTGGCGCTGTTCGAGGCCGCGTACTTCGCCCTGGGCAGCGTCGCGATCGCGCTCGCGTACCGCTGGGTCGCGCGCGTGTTCCCGTCGACCGCCTGGCGGGTGTGGGGGCTGCCGGCCGTCGTCGCGGGACTGTGGACCGGGCGTGAGTGGTTCTCCGGCAGTTGGCCGTACGAGGGCTTCGCGTGGGGGCGCATCGGGCTGTCGCAGTCGCAGGGGCCGTTCACGCACCTGGCCGCCTACGTCGGGGTGCTCGGGGTGACGTTCGTCGTCGTCTACTGCGTGGCCGTCGTGCTGTCGCTCGCCCTGGTCGTCCCGCGGGCACCGGGTGCCGTGCTGCGGCTGCCGGTCCGCATCGCCACCGCCGGGCTGCTCGTCGCGGTCGTCCTGGCGGTCCCGGCGTGGCCCACCCGCGTCGACGGGAGCATCCGCGTGGAGGCCGTGCAGGGCAACGGACCCGCGGGCTACTTCGACCGGGCGCAGCCGGGCGAGGTGCTCGCCGACCAGGTCGCCGCGACCGACGTCGACGCGAAGGGTGTGGACCTGGTCGTCTGGCCCGAGGCGGCGGCGGAGGCCGACCCGCGCGTCCAGCCGGTCGTCGCGCAGGCGCTCGACAGCGTCGTGTCGAGCGTCGGAGCGCCCATCGTGGCGGGGGCGATCACCCGGACGTCGACGGGCGTGCTGCACAACACGTCGTTCGTGTGGACCGCCGACGGATGGCAGTCGTCCTACGACAAGAAGCGCCCGGTGCCGTTCGGCGAGTACGTCCCGGACCGGTGGTTCTTCTCGAAGCTCGCACCGTCGCTCATCGGGCTGCTCCAACGCGACTACACGCCGGGCACGAAGCCGAACGTCCTCTCCGTCGCCGGGGTGCGGGCCGGCATCGCGGTCTGCTTCGACATCGTCGACGACGGTCTGACGAACGACATGGCGCGCGGGGGAGCGCAGGTGATCCTCGCGCAGACGAACAACGCCGACTTCTCCGGCACCGACGAGAACCTGCAGCAGCTCGAGATCGCCAGGTTGCGTGCCGTCGAGACCGGTCGCTCGCTCGTGAACATCTCCACGGTCGGGGCGTCGCAGGTGATCGACCCGACCGGACGCACGATCGACCGGGTCCCCGCGTACACCGCGACGTCGATGGTGACCGACGTGCCGCTCGGCACCGGGACGACGCCGGCGACCGTCGCGTCCGGCTCGGTCACCCTGGTGGTCTCGCTCGGCGCGCTGCTCGCGCTCCTCGCATGCGCGCCGTGGTCGCCACGCCGCCGGTCGACCACCGTCCGGCCCTGA
- a CDS encoding RNA helicase, with product MSTQLSPAERFAAAKSRSRSRNLELFRTDLRFDLDPFQTAACDALDQGRSVLVAAPTGAGKTIVAEFAIWLAMRQPTAKVFYTTPMKALSNQKYAELVQAYGESEVGLLTGDTNVNPRARVVVMTTEVLRNMIYAGSDLLDDLAWVVLDEVHYLADRFRGAVWEEVILHLPTEVRLVSLSATVSNAEEFGDWLQTVRGDTDVIVSEERPVPLEQHVLVGSKMVDLFDSSGAAATNRVNPELLRMVGGAARSERHGGGQRGRRGRGGYPERRGPRTEKMFREQIARVLDERMLLPAIFFVFSRNGCDQGVRQVLRSGVSFTTAQERNEIRETAEYHCRTLLDEDLAVLGYWEWLEGLERGVAAHHAGLLPAFKEVVEDLFRRKLLKVVFATETLALGVNMPARTVVLEKLEKFNGEARVPITPGEYTQLTGRAGRRGIDVEGHSVIQWSDGLDPQAVASLASRRTYPLNSSFKPTYNMAVNLIDQFGRQRTREVLETSFAQFQADRSVVDLARKVRSQQESLDGYQQAMQCHLGDFTEYAALRRRLSDLERTNVPGGREASHGAKQERQAAITEVRRQMQRHPCHACPDREAHARWAERWYKLKRSHDKLVQQIRSRTGAVATTFDRVTDVLLQLGYLVDTGNGEATVAAGGRRLQRIYGERDLLVAECLEAGVWKDLTPAQLAAMASTIVYQPRREDAPGTEHALPRGAFRPALDETLTIWARLDDVERDARLAGSQPPTPAMSVGMFRWASGTSLDDVLRTLDMPAGDFVRWSKQVIDLLDQVRNAGDEELAQTARRATDAVRRGIVAYATV from the coding sequence ATGTCCACCCAGCTGAGTCCCGCCGAACGGTTCGCCGCCGCGAAGTCCCGCAGCCGCTCACGCAACCTCGAGTTGTTCCGCACCGACCTGCGGTTCGACCTCGACCCGTTCCAGACCGCGGCGTGCGACGCCCTCGACCAGGGCCGGAGCGTGCTGGTCGCGGCTCCGACCGGCGCGGGCAAGACCATCGTGGCCGAGTTCGCCATCTGGCTGGCGATGCGGCAGCCCACCGCGAAGGTCTTCTACACGACGCCGATGAAGGCGCTGAGCAACCAGAAGTACGCCGAGCTCGTGCAGGCCTACGGCGAGTCCGAGGTCGGCCTCCTCACCGGTGACACCAACGTGAACCCGCGGGCGCGCGTCGTCGTGATGACGACCGAGGTGCTCCGGAACATGATCTACGCCGGGTCCGACCTCCTCGACGACCTCGCGTGGGTCGTGCTCGACGAGGTCCACTACCTCGCCGACCGGTTCCGCGGGGCGGTGTGGGAAGAGGTGATCCTGCACCTGCCGACCGAGGTCCGACTCGTCTCGCTCAGCGCGACCGTCTCGAACGCCGAGGAGTTCGGCGACTGGCTGCAGACCGTCCGCGGCGACACCGACGTCATCGTGTCCGAGGAGCGCCCGGTCCCGCTCGAGCAGCACGTGCTCGTCGGGTCGAAGATGGTCGACCTGTTCGACTCGAGCGGTGCCGCGGCGACGAACCGCGTCAACCCCGAGCTGCTCCGCATGGTCGGGGGAGCGGCGCGCAGCGAGCGGCACGGCGGCGGTCAGCGCGGGCGACGCGGCCGCGGCGGGTACCCGGAGCGCCGGGGTCCACGCACCGAGAAGATGTTCCGCGAGCAGATCGCCCGCGTGCTCGACGAGCGGATGCTGCTGCCCGCGATCTTCTTCGTGTTCAGCCGCAACGGCTGCGACCAGGGCGTGCGCCAGGTCCTGCGGTCCGGGGTGTCGTTCACGACGGCGCAGGAGCGCAACGAGATCCGTGAGACCGCGGAGTACCACTGCCGCACGCTGCTCGACGAGGACCTCGCCGTGCTCGGGTACTGGGAGTGGCTCGAGGGCCTCGAGCGGGGCGTCGCCGCCCACCACGCCGGGCTCCTGCCGGCGTTCAAGGAGGTCGTCGAGGACCTGTTCCGCCGCAAGCTCCTCAAGGTCGTGTTCGCGACCGAGACCCTGGCGCTCGGCGTGAACATGCCCGCGCGCACCGTCGTCCTCGAGAAGCTCGAGAAGTTCAACGGCGAGGCCCGCGTGCCGATCACGCCGGGGGAGTACACGCAGCTCACGGGTCGTGCCGGGCGCCGCGGGATCGACGTCGAGGGCCACTCGGTCATCCAGTGGTCGGACGGCCTCGACCCGCAGGCCGTGGCGTCGCTCGCGAGCCGTCGCACCTACCCGCTGAACTCGTCGTTCAAGCCGACGTACAACATGGCCGTCAACCTCATCGACCAGTTCGGCCGGCAGCGCACGCGCGAGGTCCTCGAGACGTCGTTCGCGCAGTTCCAGGCCGACCGTTCGGTCGTCGACCTCGCGCGCAAGGTCCGGTCGCAGCAGGAGTCGCTCGACGGCTACCAGCAGGCCATGCAGTGCCACCTCGGCGACTTCACCGAGTACGCCGCCCTGCGCCGACGCCTGTCCGACCTCGAACGCACCAACGTGCCGGGCGGCCGCGAGGCGTCGCACGGCGCGAAGCAGGAGCGCCAGGCCGCGATCACCGAGGTGCGTCGCCAGATGCAGCGCCACCCCTGCCACGCGTGCCCGGACCGCGAGGCGCACGCCCGCTGGGCCGAGCGCTGGTACAAGCTCAAGCGCTCGCACGACAAGCTCGTGCAGCAGATCCGGTCGCGCACGGGTGCCGTCGCGACGACGTTCGACCGCGTCACCGACGTCCTGCTCCAGCTCGGCTACCTGGTCGACACCGGGAACGGCGAGGCCACGGTCGCTGCGGGCGGGCGACGCCTGCAGCGGATCTACGGCGAGCGGGACCTGCTCGTCGCCGAGTGCCTCGAGGCCGGGGTCTGGAAGGACCTCACGCCCGCACAGCTCGCGGCGATGGCGTCGACGATCGTCTACCAGCCCCGGAGGGAGGACGCCCCCGGCACCGAGCACGCCCTGCCCCGCGGCGCGTTCCGCCCGGCGCTCGACGAGACCCTGACGATCTGGGCGCGGCTCGACGACGTCGAGCGCGACGCCCGCCTGGCCGGCTCGCAGCCGCCCACCCCGGCGATGTCGGTCGGGATGTTCCGCTGGGCGTCGGGCACCTCGCTCGACGACGTCCTGCGCACGCTCGACATGCCCGCCGGTGACTTCGTCCGCTGGTCGAAGCAGGTCATCGACCTCCTCGACCAGGTCCGGAACGCCGGCGACGAGGAACTCGCCCAGACCGCGCGGCGCGCGACGGACGCGGTGCGCCGCGGCATCGTCGCGTACGCGACGGTCTGA